In the Pithys albifrons albifrons isolate INPA30051 chromosome 3, PitAlb_v1, whole genome shotgun sequence genome, one interval contains:
- the LSMEM1 gene encoding leucine-rich single-pass membrane protein 1, whose product MLGTMERPSLEINLPDTHEEGKLYVVDSLNNLNKLNVCPDESQHSLDEEENTGGTGENMAGSNTGNQCLFFIIFILTLIISLALVSFVIFLIIQTRNKMDQISSRLLSEKKSIEELKKMNNIILKHLNQSGIKDKSSNLHD is encoded by the exons ATGCTAG GTACAATGGAGAGACCTTCCTTGGAAATTAACCTGCCTGATACtcatgaagaaggaaaactttaTGTAGTCGATTCCTTGAACAACCTAAACAAGCTAAACGTTTGTCCAGATGAATCCCAACATTCACTAG ATGAGGAAGAGAACACTGGTGGTACTGGAGAAAACATGGCAGGGAGCAACACAGGAAATCAGTGTTTGTTCTTCATCATTTTTATTCTTACTTTGATCATCAGTTTGGCACTTGTTTCATTcgtaatatttttaataa ttcAAACTAGAAACAAGATGGATCAAATATCAAGCAGACTACTATCTGAAAAGAAGAGCATAGAagagctgaagaaaatgaacaatatTATCTTAAAGCATCTAAATCAATCAGGAATTAAGGATAAGTCTTCCAATCTTCATGATTAA